One Aquarana catesbeiana isolate 2022-GZ linkage group LG11, ASM4218655v1, whole genome shotgun sequence genomic window carries:
- the LOC141112770 gene encoding uncharacterized protein F13E9.13, mitochondrial-like: protein MKFLQIFGRLKSVVIGMVHVRALPGTPGGGSPVAQIAEEACREAELYKKAGIDGLIVENMHDIPYTLNIGPEITASMAAVCAAIRQTCPDLPLGVQILACANQQALAVAHAVGLDFIRAEGFIFSHVADEGIVSACAGDLLRYRRAIGADRIQIFTDIKKKHSSHALTADVSVSETAKAAEFFLSDGLIITGVATGHEADPRELQEVQRSVGIPVLIGSGVTADNVKNYIDASGLIIGSYFKDGGDWRNAVNYDKVESFMEAINKLRS, encoded by the exons ATGAAGTTTTTGCAGATCTTTGGCAGGCTGAAGTCGGTGGTCATTGGCATGGTGCATGTCCGGGCGTTGCCAG GCACTCCGGGTGGCGGGTCACCGGTGGCTCAGATTGCGGAGGAGGCGTGCAGGGAAGCGGAACTCTACAAGAAGGCCGGCATA GACGGCCTCATAGTGGAGAACATGCATGACATCCCGTACACCCTGAACATCGGACCTGAAATTACCGCGTCCATGGCTGCTGTGTGCGCCGCCATCCGCCAGACCTGCCCCGACCTTCCTCTAGGGGTCCAGATTCTCGCCTGTGCCAACCAACAAGCGCTCGCTGTGGCCCATGCGGTAG GATTGGACTTTATCCGCGCCGAGGGCTTCATCTTCTCCCATGTCGCTGATGAGGGGATAGTGAGCGCCTGTGCCGGAGATCTCCTCAGATACCGCAGAGCCATCGGAGCCGATCGCATCCAAATCTTCACCGACATCAAGAAAAAACACAG CTCCCATGCGTTAACAGCGGACGTCTCCGTCTCGGAGACGGCGAAGGCTGCGGAGTTCTTCCTCTCCGATGGATTGATAATAACCGGAGTGGCCACAGGACACGAGGCCGACCCCAGAGAACTCCAAG AGGTCCAGCGATCGGTTGGGATTCCGGTGCTGATTGGATCCGGGGTGACGGCGGACAACGTGAAGAATTACATTGATGCCAGCGGCTTAATCATCGGCTCGTACTTTAAAGATGGCGGAGACTGGAGGAACGCGGTGAATTATGATAAAGTCGAGTCATTCATGGAAGCGATTAATAAGCTAAGAAGCTGA